Proteins encoded in a region of the Pseudomonas sp. PDNC002 genome:
- a CDS encoding type 1 glutamine amidotransferase domain-containing protein produces MPRRILHVVSNVAHFDNPDEPTGLWLSELSHAYDLFAAQGYEQRLVSPKGGAIPLEPRSLKWPNADASAKRWLADPASMALLSHTASPGELCGKDFDAIYFTGGHAVMYDYPDDEGLQRLAREVYEHGGIVASVCHGYCGLLNTRLSDGSLLVAGRRVTGFTWMEEILAGVAKQVPYNAEEEMKRRGARFEKALVPFTPKAVVDGRLVTGQNPQSAKVTAKRVISVLSA; encoded by the coding sequence ATGCCCCGTCGCATTCTCCATGTCGTCTCCAACGTGGCTCACTTCGACAATCCCGACGAGCCAACCGGCTTGTGGCTGTCGGAGCTCTCTCACGCTTACGACCTCTTTGCTGCCCAGGGCTACGAGCAGCGGTTGGTAAGCCCCAAGGGGGGAGCAATACCTCTGGAGCCACGCTCACTCAAATGGCCGAACGCCGATGCCTCCGCTAAACGTTGGTTGGCTGACCCCGCCAGCATGGCGTTGCTCTCGCACACCGCCTCGCCGGGAGAGTTATGCGGCAAGGATTTCGATGCGATCTACTTCACCGGCGGTCACGCCGTGATGTACGACTATCCGGATGATGAAGGGCTGCAGCGACTCGCCCGCGAGGTCTATGAGCATGGAGGCATCGTTGCCTCCGTATGCCATGGCTACTGCGGCCTTTTGAACACTCGGCTATCGGACGGCTCGTTGCTCGTCGCAGGGCGACGCGTGACCGGCTTTACCTGGATGGAAGAGATCCTGGCAGGGGTGGCTAAACAGGTGCCTTACAACGCCGAGGAAGAGATGAAGCGACGTGGCGCCCGATTCGAAAAGGCGCTGGTTCCCTTTACGCCGAAGGCTGTGGTGGATGGCCGCCTGGTGACAGGGCAGAACCCTCAGTCAGCCAAGGTCACTGCCAAACGGGTCATTTCAGTACTGAGCGCCTGA
- a CDS encoding acetoacetate decarboxylase (ADC) — protein sequence MKPVSLALACGLLSAAIAVPSWASQPTDPAAAQAATTIAGQVIPVVKGGLYDRYHSNPPLSVIAQEAPDIDLSWFKTLTKTKVDMGFESYSPNFYYNNSRVTLVFTADLDRLRGLMPAKVLEQVQPLQIWPGRGLVALTAYAYHYCDNDSYNEIALSIVTNKPGRSNLGPISLISQSMSRDLWGYVLKLPVNTELARVRGVVGYNLPKWLTPIDYRETDKSVVVSISDSQTGKVDVTLETAKLADLSQDVELVTNSFTNLDHKAELSYGYAVSRQLRHASTTSSDAVKLSLSDGSLSTYIKSLKLGSMLKYEYVPQFQSALYAPEPLQTMLPRD from the coding sequence ATGAAACCTGTTTCACTTGCCCTTGCTTGTGGCCTTCTTAGCGCCGCCATAGCGGTGCCTTCCTGGGCTTCACAACCAACCGATCCAGCGGCCGCCCAGGCCGCCACGACGATTGCCGGGCAAGTCATCCCTGTCGTGAAAGGGGGATTGTACGATCGCTACCACTCCAATCCGCCACTCTCGGTGATTGCTCAGGAGGCTCCGGATATCGACCTGAGCTGGTTCAAGACCCTGACAAAGACCAAGGTCGACATGGGCTTTGAGTCCTATTCCCCGAATTTCTATTACAACAACAGCCGGGTCACCTTGGTCTTCACAGCCGATCTGGACAGACTCCGGGGTCTGATGCCCGCCAAGGTCCTGGAGCAGGTGCAGCCACTGCAGATCTGGCCTGGCCGAGGTCTGGTGGCGCTGACTGCCTACGCCTATCACTACTGCGACAACGACAGTTACAACGAAATTGCCTTGTCCATCGTCACCAACAAGCCAGGCCGCAGCAACCTGGGGCCCATCAGCCTGATCAGCCAGTCGATGAGCAGGGACCTGTGGGGGTATGTGTTGAAGCTGCCGGTCAACACCGAGCTGGCCAGAGTGCGCGGCGTGGTCGGCTACAACCTGCCCAAATGGCTGACACCTATCGACTATCGTGAGACGGACAAATCGGTGGTGGTGAGCATCAGCGATAGCCAGACCGGCAAGGTCGACGTGACCCTGGAAACAGCGAAGCTTGCTGATCTGTCGCAGGACGTCGAACTGGTCACCAACAGTTTCACTAATCTCGATCACAAGGCAGAGCTCAGCTACGGCTATGCGGTCTCCCGGCAGCTGCGCCATGCCTCCACGACAAGCTCGGACGCCGTCAAGCTGAGCCTGAGCGACGGCAGCCTGTCGACCTACATCAAGTCACTGAAACTGGGGTCGATGCTGAAGTACGAGTATGTGCCGCAGTTCCAGAGTGCCTTGTATGCGCCGGAACCGCTGCAGACGATGCTGCCGCGCGATTGA
- a CDS encoding NAD-dependent epimerase/dehydratase family protein, producing MQTILGATGQIAVELALELNRAYTTNLRLVSRRPEKVNDSDSLVPADLLDAGQAARAVEGSSIVYFTAGLPPDTRLWEEQFPTMLKNALDATRAAKAKFVYFDNTYMYPQDGRVLTEASVFEPLGRKGKVRAAMASMVLQEAARGEIPVVIGRAPEFYGPDKTQSITNTLVIDKIKLGQTPRVPVRDDTRRTLIWTPDASRALAALGNAADTFGQTWHLPCDDDRLTYRQIVALASELVGREPSYRVLGKWTLIAAGLLSRQVRELRELLPRYERDNLFDSAKFKRRFPEFKVTTYRRGLEQLFAESSPNPFER from the coding sequence ATGCAGACCATCTTGGGCGCCACCGGCCAGATTGCGGTGGAACTGGCGCTAGAGCTTAACCGCGCCTATACAACAAATCTGCGACTTGTGAGCCGCCGACCTGAGAAGGTCAACGACTCCGACTCCCTGGTGCCGGCCGACCTGCTTGATGCCGGCCAGGCTGCCAGGGCGGTAGAGGGTAGCAGCATCGTCTACTTCACTGCGGGGCTGCCGCCGGATACGCGGCTGTGGGAAGAGCAGTTTCCAACGATGCTCAAGAACGCGCTGGATGCGACCCGAGCAGCAAAGGCCAAGTTCGTCTATTTCGACAACACCTACATGTACCCGCAGGATGGCCGTGTACTGACCGAAGCATCCGTATTCGAACCCCTAGGCCGCAAAGGCAAGGTGCGTGCTGCGATGGCGTCGATGGTCCTGCAGGAGGCGGCACGGGGCGAAATCCCCGTCGTTATCGGACGAGCCCCCGAGTTCTACGGTCCTGACAAGACGCAGAGCATTACCAATACGTTGGTCATCGACAAGATCAAGTTGGGCCAGACGCCGCGAGTGCCGGTGCGCGACGACACCCGGCGCACGCTCATCTGGACTCCCGACGCGAGCCGCGCGCTGGCGGCCTTGGGTAACGCCGCGGACACGTTCGGGCAAACCTGGCATTTGCCCTGCGACGATGATCGCCTGACCTACCGACAGATCGTGGCGTTGGCATCCGAACTGGTCGGTCGTGAGCCCTCTTATCGAGTGCTCGGCAAGTGGACTTTGATAGCCGCCGGCCTGCTATCCCGGCAGGTCCGCGAACTTCGCGAGCTACTGCCGCGCTATGAGCGCGACAACCTGTTCGACTCGGCGAAATTCAAGCGGCGCTTCCCGGAGTTCAAGGTGACCACTTATCGCCGAGGGCTCGAGCAGCTCTTTGCAGAATCCAGCCCGAATCCGTTTGAAAGGTAA
- a CDS encoding outer membrane protein assembly factor BamE produces the protein MTTFFQRTVVVSLVMLMAAGLSACGTRMLSDVDTQGATDRPVFPAVQDANRPEGTYVNLENLSKVMPGMTKAQVRELIGPPHFAEGMFDVREWDYVLRIRPSANAAQRTCQYKVLFNDHLVARSFFALPQGCLDGLTHISPAVERHQAMAH, from the coding sequence ATGACCACATTCTTCCAGCGCACCGTAGTCGTAAGCCTTGTCATGCTGATGGCTGCCGGCCTCAGCGCCTGCGGCACCCGCATGCTCAGCGATGTCGATACCCAAGGCGCTACCGACAGGCCGGTGTTTCCGGCCGTCCAAGATGCCAACCGCCCCGAAGGCACCTACGTCAACCTGGAAAACCTGTCGAAGGTGATGCCGGGCATGACCAAGGCCCAGGTACGAGAGCTCATCGGCCCTCCCCATTTTGCCGAGGGTATGTTCGATGTCCGTGAATGGGACTACGTGCTCCGCATCCGTCCCTCCGCCAACGCGGCGCAACGTACCTGCCAGTACAAGGTGCTGTTCAACGACCACCTGGTGGCGCGCTCCTTCTTTGCCCTCCCGCAGGGCTGCCTGGATGGCCTGACGCACATCTCGCCGGCCGTCGAACGGCACCAGGCAATGGCTCACTGA
- a CDS encoding YadA-like family protein: MNKVYRLIWNATLNTWVAASEFAKAHRKGGSRAGRAASALAAVVLAMAGGEAEAYTVNPSSILNPGTAAVDGGQANNTAFGSSASATSTNGGATAIGLGTTASGDRTTAVGAYSTANAAHATAVGDAANANGQYSVALGSGVTAGADRSVSIGSDSTNQGQSSMLLGYQSSIDAASNGAVAIGSNATVTQSQFGVAIGYGAAASTGTGTTAVGDGALARGAGSSAFGYNAKASNNQDTALGVASSATGGLSTAIGGATASASYGVALGAGALANQAHATALGGTAMATGVESLAAGDQSSASGANSIAMGLAATAGMSNSIAIGTNALKYSPVSGSGQIGIGTNTNVSGDLGTAVGYGSSVSVSSGLALGSSSVSNTAAGVAGFVPAGATTAQQTAIQATKSTLGAVSVGDPNATTKQFRQITGVAAGTADSDAVNVAQLKALPISHYYSVNDGGAAGANYNNDGATGVNALAAGVNAKASSDRTVALGSNATAGSATYDPLITGMIAIGSNVSATAKGATAIGTGGTSASGDMSIALGASTQATQANAMAMGQTAAATAGGAMALGQQATASSSYGVAIGYLTRAEADAGTAGDIGTGATAIGDRAHAAGTGSAAYGYETGAVGQGATALGAYSGATGGYSTAVGFSAKAIAGGATAVGNNANAADYATAIGRSSNASGNSSTSIGRSSAAAGVNSAAVGSGAKSAADQSLALGFQANSTVKDSVALGSNSVASVDKGLAGYAPVGVPQAQVNAIAATTSTLAAVSVGDVANKQFRQINGVAAGTADSDAVNVAQLKATQTHYYSVNDNGVQGGNYNNDGASGINALAAGVGAAASARSGIAVGEAAKASNADTIAIGHSATAANANSAYTDMIAIGLSASATNDHALAIGTSAAATSNNTVAAGANAVASGSAASAFGHNAAASGSFSTALGANATASKGSGVAIGNGSNAASDNSAAIGYQAATLATNSLAIGNGAQAQTGATSAIAIGAAATTGAINAVSLGSGATSSVSGSIALGSGSVANTAAGVAGYDPSTKLASTNTSATWKSTLGAVSVGDAAKGNTRQITSVAAGTVDTDAVNLAQLKGATSNAVKYDVNPDGSVNYNSVTLGGATYDSSTHTGGTTVTNVANGVADSDAVNVSQLNDLAHTPITFAGNSGSVEKKLGDTFIIQGASTTAGTYSGNNLKTEVDASGNLQLLMADNPIFESMTTGNTKVDSNGLTINGGPSVTITGVDAANQKVTNVAAGDISASSSDAINGSQLHETNTNVTNLTTNIDNGTIGPVQRTGTDQLSLIAAGGDSYAPGAAQLLTNVAAGAVSASSVDAINGSQLYGLASSTANAMGGGSAVNPDGSISAPTYNVDGTTVNNVGDAITNIDGRVTQNTTNITALQQDALQWNGALGAYDASHGTANPQKITNVAAGEISTSSSDAINGSQLYATNQQVDANTTNITNLDGRVTNVEGDVTTLQGDVSNLDGRVTNVYETGTKYFHANSTGTDSVASGVDSVAIGMGAVASHDGSIALGAGSVADGNTLGNQAYLVGGTATGEVNIGDRRITGLSAGAGDTDAVNVAQLKAVTSASVADAVMYDNSTHNSITLGGDTYDNSTHTGGTTITNVANGVNDSDAVNMSQLNETNTSVTNLNTNINNLTTNIDNGTIGPVQRTGSDQLSLIAAGGDASNPGSAQVLTNVAAGAVNATSVDAVNGSQLYATNQQVDANTTSITNLDGRVTNVEGDITTLQGDVTNLDGRVTNVYETGTKYFHANSTGTDSVASGVDSVAIGMGAVSSHDGSVALGAGSIADGSTLGNQAYLVGGTATGEVNIGDRRITGLSAGADDTDAVNVAQLKAITSGSVADAVMYDNSTHNSITLGGPTYNSVTKVGGTKITNVARGVDDSDAVNMSQLNETNERVTNIDGRVTNIEGSISNINNGGGIKYFHANSTKADSVASGVDSVAIGPNAQASGKGSMAVGDGAKASADGSMALGQGASDNGRGAETYTGKYSNAANASVGTVSVGNAVTGETRTISNVADGKEATDAVNLRQLDGAVAESKAYTDNSVKTINDTVVNVDKRVSKVEGDVTNIQNGTDGMFQVNNTNRLPKPKVTGANSTAGGAGAEAVADNSTAIGSNAKARSRNSVAIGANSVADRENSVSVGSAGAERQITNVAAGTVETDAVNLGQLNKSVADITNNANAYTDAQVNGLRHDLNEMDDHLSAGIAGAMAMASLPQPYSPGASMAAAGVGNYRGQSSLAVGVSRISDNGKWVTKLQGSADSQGEVGVAVGVGYQW; the protein is encoded by the coding sequence ATGAATAAGGTATATCGACTGATTTGGAACGCCACGCTCAATACTTGGGTGGCCGCCAGCGAATTTGCCAAGGCGCACCGCAAGGGTGGTAGCCGTGCAGGCCGTGCGGCGAGTGCCCTAGCGGCGGTGGTGCTAGCGATGGCGGGTGGTGAGGCGGAAGCCTATACCGTGAATCCAAGCTCCATTCTTAATCCGGGTACTGCAGCCGTTGACGGCGGCCAGGCCAACAACACTGCATTTGGCTCCAGCGCTAGCGCTACTTCGACCAACGGAGGCGCAACTGCAATTGGTCTTGGCACAACGGCCAGTGGTGACCGCACGACGGCTGTCGGAGCCTACTCCACCGCGAACGCCGCTCACGCCACCGCTGTTGGTGATGCTGCGAATGCAAACGGCCAATACAGCGTGGCCCTGGGGAGCGGAGTTACCGCGGGAGCGGACAGGTCTGTCTCCATCGGATCCGACTCAACCAACCAGGGCCAATCATCAATGCTGCTCGGCTATCAGAGCTCGATCGATGCAGCCAGTAATGGTGCCGTCGCCATCGGCTCGAACGCCACGGTTACGCAAAGCCAGTTCGGCGTAGCCATTGGCTATGGGGCAGCTGCCTCGACTGGGACAGGTACGACTGCGGTCGGGGACGGTGCCTTGGCCAGAGGCGCCGGATCATCTGCCTTTGGTTACAACGCAAAGGCCAGCAATAACCAGGACACCGCACTTGGCGTTGCATCCAGCGCAACAGGTGGTTTGTCGACCGCCATCGGAGGCGCTACCGCCAGCGCGAGCTACGGCGTTGCGCTCGGGGCGGGTGCCCTCGCCAACCAGGCCCATGCCACCGCCCTAGGCGGCACCGCCATGGCAACGGGGGTCGAATCACTGGCCGCTGGGGACCAGTCCAGCGCAAGTGGCGCCAACAGTATCGCGATGGGGCTTGCGGCCACAGCGGGCATGAGCAACAGCATTGCTATCGGCACCAACGCGCTGAAGTACTCGCCTGTCAGCGGGAGTGGCCAGATTGGTATCGGAACGAATACCAATGTCTCGGGCGACCTGGGTACAGCCGTGGGCTATGGTTCGTCCGTCAGCGTTTCTTCCGGCCTCGCACTGGGCAGCTCTTCGGTCTCGAATACTGCCGCAGGCGTCGCTGGATTTGTTCCGGCAGGCGCCACCACTGCGCAGCAGACGGCAATCCAGGCCACCAAGAGTACGCTCGGCGCGGTAAGCGTGGGCGATCCCAATGCCACCACGAAGCAATTCCGCCAAATCACCGGGGTTGCCGCCGGTACCGCGGATTCGGACGCAGTCAACGTGGCCCAGTTGAAGGCACTGCCAATCTCGCATTACTACAGTGTCAACGACGGTGGTGCCGCAGGTGCCAACTACAACAATGACGGTGCGACCGGTGTCAACGCATTGGCCGCCGGTGTGAATGCCAAGGCCAGCAGCGATCGCACCGTGGCACTGGGCAGCAACGCGACTGCTGGTAGCGCTACCTACGACCCGCTGATAACCGGGATGATCGCTATCGGCTCGAATGTCTCGGCTACTGCTAAGGGGGCGACTGCCATCGGTACTGGCGGTACTTCGGCATCCGGCGATATGTCCATCGCATTGGGAGCCAGCACACAGGCCACTCAGGCTAACGCAATGGCCATGGGGCAGACTGCCGCTGCTACCGCTGGAGGCGCTATGGCGCTCGGTCAGCAGGCAACGGCCAGTAGCAGCTACGGTGTTGCCATTGGCTACTTGACTCGCGCAGAAGCCGACGCAGGGACGGCGGGCGATATAGGTACAGGTGCCACGGCGATTGGGGATAGGGCACACGCAGCTGGCACGGGGTCCGCTGCATACGGCTATGAGACTGGGGCCGTAGGTCAGGGGGCTACGGCACTGGGGGCGTACTCCGGGGCAACTGGGGGTTATTCAACCGCTGTGGGCTTTTCGGCCAAGGCAATCGCTGGCGGAGCCACTGCAGTGGGTAACAACGCCAACGCCGCAGACTACGCCACCGCCATTGGCCGCAGTAGCAATGCCTCGGGTAACTCGTCTACTTCCATCGGACGTAGTTCTGCTGCGGCAGGCGTCAATTCTGCTGCAGTTGGCTCGGGGGCCAAGTCTGCCGCGGATCAGTCGCTTGCGCTCGGCTTCCAGGCAAACAGCACCGTCAAAGATAGCGTAGCACTGGGCTCCAATTCTGTGGCCAGTGTGGATAAAGGGTTAGCGGGATACGCTCCAGTAGGAGTACCGCAAGCACAAGTGAATGCCATCGCCGCAACCACGAGCACGCTTGCCGCGGTGTCAGTTGGCGATGTGGCAAACAAGCAGTTCCGTCAGATCAACGGCGTGGCCGCGGGTACGGCCGATAGCGATGCAGTGAACGTGGCTCAGCTTAAGGCCACGCAGACGCACTACTACAGCGTAAACGACAACGGCGTGCAGGGCGGCAACTACAACAACGATGGCGCGAGCGGTATCAATGCGCTTGCTGCAGGCGTTGGTGCGGCTGCCAGTGCTCGCAGCGGCATTGCCGTGGGGGAGGCCGCGAAAGCCTCCAATGCCGACACCATCGCCATAGGCCATAGCGCGACGGCGGCAAACGCCAATTCGGCGTATACCGATATGATCGCCATTGGCCTGAGTGCGAGCGCTACCAACGACCATGCGCTGGCCATTGGGACATCTGCCGCCGCAACGAGCAACAACACGGTGGCAGCGGGTGCCAATGCTGTGGCAAGTGGAAGCGCGGCTTCGGCCTTCGGCCACAATGCCGCTGCCAGTGGTTCATTTAGCACCGCTCTGGGCGCGAATGCCACTGCCTCCAAGGGGAGCGGTGTTGCGATTGGCAATGGGTCGAATGCCGCCAGCGATAACTCGGCAGCGATCGGCTATCAGGCCGCCACCCTGGCAACCAACTCCCTTGCCATTGGTAATGGCGCACAAGCGCAGACTGGCGCGACCAGTGCCATCGCAATCGGCGCTGCAGCCACGACCGGAGCCATCAACGCCGTCTCCCTGGGGAGCGGTGCAACGTCTTCGGTCAGTGGCAGTATCGCCCTTGGTTCGGGCTCGGTTGCCAACACCGCTGCCGGGGTCGCGGGGTATGACCCTTCGACAAAACTGGCCTCCACCAACACCAGCGCAACCTGGAAGAGCACGCTGGGTGCTGTCAGCGTCGGTGATGCGGCAAAAGGCAATACCCGCCAGATCACGAGTGTGGCTGCCGGTACAGTGGACACCGATGCGGTCAACCTGGCCCAGCTGAAAGGGGCGACCAGCAATGCTGTGAAGTACGACGTCAACCCTGATGGCAGCGTCAACTACAACAGCGTAACCCTGGGTGGCGCCACCTACGACAGCAGCACGCATACCGGTGGCACCACTGTTACCAACGTGGCGAACGGTGTAGCTGACAGCGATGCGGTGAACGTTTCGCAGTTGAACGACCTGGCCCATACACCAATCACTTTCGCTGGCAACAGCGGCTCGGTGGAAAAGAAGCTGGGTGATACCTTCATCATTCAGGGGGCATCCACCACGGCGGGCACCTATTCAGGCAACAACCTGAAGACCGAGGTGGACGCCAGCGGCAACCTGCAATTGCTGATGGCCGATAACCCCATCTTCGAATCGATGACCACCGGCAATACCAAGGTCGATTCCAACGGTCTGACCATCAACGGCGGCCCGAGCGTCACCATCACCGGTGTAGATGCGGCTAACCAGAAGGTCACCAATGTAGCTGCAGGCGATATCAGCGCCAGCTCCTCTGACGCGATCAATGGTTCGCAGTTGCACGAGACCAACACCAATGTCACCAACCTTACTACCAATATCGACAACGGCACGATCGGTCCGGTGCAGCGCACTGGTACAGATCAGCTGTCGCTAATTGCGGCTGGTGGCGACTCCTACGCGCCGGGGGCTGCGCAGTTGCTGACCAACGTGGCGGCCGGTGCGGTTAGCGCGAGCTCCGTCGATGCGATCAACGGCTCGCAGCTGTATGGCCTGGCCAGTTCCACCGCCAATGCGATGGGTGGCGGTTCGGCGGTCAATCCGGACGGCTCGATCTCCGCTCCGACCTATAACGTCGATGGCACCACCGTGAACAATGTCGGAGATGCCATCACCAACATCGATGGTCGTGTTACTCAGAACACCACCAACATCACCGCCCTGCAGCAGGATGCGCTGCAGTGGAATGGTGCGTTGGGTGCGTACGATGCCAGCCACGGCACGGCTAATCCGCAGAAGATCACCAATGTCGCCGCGGGTGAAATCAGCACCAGCTCCTCTGACGCGATCAATGGCTCGCAACTGTATGCGACCAACCAGCAAGTGGACGCCAACACCACCAACATCACCAACCTCGATGGTCGCGTGACCAACGTTGAAGGCGACGTCACCACCCTGCAGGGCGATGTGAGCAACCTAGACGGCCGCGTGACCAACGTCTACGAGACCGGGACCAAGTACTTCCACGCCAACTCCACCGGCACCGACTCGGTTGCCTCGGGCGTGGACTCAGTGGCCATCGGCATGGGGGCGGTCGCCAGCCATGACGGCAGCATCGCCCTGGGCGCCGGTTCCGTCGCGGATGGCAACACCCTGGGCAATCAAGCCTACCTGGTGGGCGGTACCGCCACCGGCGAGGTAAACATCGGCGACCGCCGCATCACCGGCTTGTCGGCCGGTGCGGGCGACACTGATGCGGTCAACGTCGCTCAATTGAAGGCTGTTACTTCTGCCTCGGTGGCTGATGCGGTGATGTACGACAACAGTACCCACAACAGCATCACCCTGGGTGGTGATACTTACGACAACAGCACGCACACCGGCGGCACCACCATCACCAATGTGGCCAACGGCGTGAACGACAGCGATGCGGTGAACATGTCTCAGTTGAACGAGACCAACACCAGCGTCACCAACCTCAACACCAACATCAATAACCTCACCACCAATATCGACAACGGCACCATCGGCCCGGTACAGCGCACGGGTTCGGATCAGCTGTCGCTGATCGCCGCCGGCGGTGATGCCAGCAACCCGGGCAGCGCGCAGGTGCTGACCAACGTGGCAGCCGGTGCAGTCAACGCGACCTCCGTCGATGCGGTCAATGGCTCGCAACTGTATGCGACCAACCAGCAAGTGGACGCCAATACCACCAGCATCACCAACCTCGATGGCCGTGTGACCAACGTCGAAGGCGACATCACTACCCTGCAGGGCGATGTGACCAACCTCGACGGCCGTGTGACCAACGTCTACGAGACCGGCACCAAGTACTTCCATGCCAACTCCACCGGCACCGATTCGGTCGCCTCGGGCGTGGACTCGGTGGCTATCGGCATGGGGGCGGTATCCAGCCATGACGGCAGCGTCGCCCTGGGCGCCGGCTCCATCGCGGATGGCAGCACCCTGGGCAATCAGGCCTACCTGGTGGGCGGTACCGCCACTGGCGAGGTGAACATCGGCGACCGCCGCATCACCGGTCTGTCGGCGGGTGCGGACGATACCGATGCAGTCAACGTCGCCCAGCTGAAAGCCATCACCAGTGGCTCCGTCGCAGATGCAGTGATGTACGACAACAGCACCCACAACAGCATCACCCTGGGAGGTCCTACCTATAACAGCGTGACCAAAGTGGGCGGCACCAAGATCACCAACGTCGCTCGCGGCGTGGATGACAGCGATGCGGTGAACATGTCCCAACTCAACGAGACCAATGAGCGTGTCACCAACATCGACGGTCGCGTGACCAATATCGAAGGCAGCATCAGCAACATCAACAACGGCGGCGGCATCAAGTACTTCCACGCCAATTCCACCAAAGCCGACTCGGTAGCCAGTGGTGTGGATTCGGTGGCGATCGGCCCGAACGCGCAGGCCAGCGGTAAAGGCTCCATGGCCGTGGGGGACGGTGCCAAAGCTTCGGCCGATGGCAGCATGGCCCTGGGGCAGGGTGCCAGCGACAACGGGCGTGGTGCCGAGACCTACACCGGCAAGTATTCCAACGCGGCAAATGCCAGCGTCGGCACTGTGTCGGTAGGCAACGCGGTAACTGGCGAGACCCGCACCATCAGTAATGTCGCTGACGGCAAGGAAGCCACCGACGCCGTGAACCTTCGTCAGCTCGACGGCGCCGTCGCGGAGTCGAAGGCCTACACCGACAACTCGGTGAAGACCATCAACGACACCGTGGTCAACGTCGATAAGCGCGTGAGCAAGGTCGAGGGCGATGTCACCAACATCCAGAACGGCACGGATGGCATGTTCCAGGTGAACAACACCAACCGTCTGCCCAAGCCCAAGGTCACCGGCGCAAACTCCACCGCCGGCGGCGCCGGTGCCGAAGCGGTCGCTGACAACAGCACTGCCATCGGCTCCAACGCCAAGGCCAGAAGCCGCAACTCGGTGGCAATTGGCGCCAATTCGGTGGCTGATCGAGAAAACAGCGTCTCGGTGGGCAGTGCAGGTGCTGAGCGGCAGATCACCAACGTCGCGGCCGGTACCGTCGAAACCGATGCGGTGAACCTCGGCCAGCTGAACAAGAGCGTGGCGGACATCACCAACAATGCCAACGCCTACACCGATGCCCAGGTTAACGGCCTGCGCCATGACCTCAACGAGATGGACGATCATCTCAGTGCGGGCATCGCCGGTGCCATGGCCATGGCCAGTCTGCCGCAACCCTACAGTCCGGGCGCCAGCATGGCGGCGGCGGGGGTCGGCAACTACCGCGGTCAATCGTCGCTGGCGGTGGGCGTATCGCGGATCTCCGACAACGGCAAATGGGTAACCAAGCTGCAGGGCAGCGCGGATTCCCAGGGCGAAGTCGGTGTCGCTGTCGGCGTCGGTTATCAGTGGTAA
- a CDS encoding alpha/beta hydrolase, whose product MGYVTTKDGVEIFYKDWGPRNAPVIHFHHGWPLSADDWDAQMLFFVANGFRVVAHDRRGHGRSSQVWDGHDMDHYADDVAAVVNHLGSQGAVHVGHSTGGGEVIHYIARHGEDRVSKAAIISAVPPLMVKTQSNPGGLPKEVFDDLQAQLKANRAQFYYDVPAGPFYGYNRPGAKPSEGIIWNWWRQGMMGCAQAHYDGIVAFSQTDFTEDLKSITIPVLVMHGDDDQIVPYEDSGPLSAKLLKNGTLKTYSGFPHGMPTTEAETINADLLAFIRG is encoded by the coding sequence ATGGGATACGTCACGACCAAAGATGGTGTCGAGATCTTCTACAAGGATTGGGGCCCCCGGAACGCCCCAGTCATCCACTTTCATCATGGCTGGCCGCTCAGTGCCGACGACTGGGACGCCCAGATGCTGTTCTTCGTGGCGAACGGCTTCCGAGTCGTTGCTCACGATCGCCGCGGGCATGGACGATCGAGCCAGGTGTGGGATGGACATGACATGGACCACTACGCTGACGACGTGGCCGCGGTAGTCAATCACCTTGGTAGCCAGGGGGCGGTACATGTGGGCCACTCGACCGGCGGCGGAGAGGTCATCCACTACATCGCCCGTCACGGCGAGGACCGTGTGTCCAAGGCCGCGATCATCAGCGCGGTTCCTCCGCTGATGGTCAAGACCCAGAGCAATCCTGGCGGCCTGCCCAAGGAGGTGTTTGACGACCTTCAGGCCCAGCTCAAGGCCAATCGCGCCCAGTTCTATTATGACGTGCCGGCCGGGCCGTTCTACGGCTACAACCGCCCGGGTGCGAAACCCTCCGAAGGCATCATCTGGAACTGGTGGCGCCAAGGCATGATGGGTTGTGCCCAGGCTCACTATGACGGAATCGTGGCATTCTCCCAGACGGACTTCACGGAAGATCTCAAGAGCATCACCATTCCCGTGCTGGTGATGCATGGGGATGACGACCAGATCGTACCCTACGAGGATTCCGGGCCGCTTTCAGCAAAGTTGCTCAAGAACGGGACTCTCAAAACCTATTCTGGCTTCCCCCACGGGATGCCAACCACCGAAGCTGAGACAATCAACGCAGACTTGCTGGCGTTCATTCGCGGCTAA